The sequence below is a genomic window from Thioclava nitratireducens.
GGCGCGAAGGCTGTCACCTCTCGGAGCGAAGCGACAGGGGCGCTCGGGCAACCGGGCTGAGACGAACCCTTAGAACCTGAACCGGATAATGCCGGCGGAGGGAGGCGCGTGAGACGGTCAGGCGCGTTCCCGCCTTTGCCCCCTCGCACTTCTCCTGATGCCCGCAGCCAAGGAGAGAGCGATGGAAGATCCCGGACAATATCTCGCGGCGATGCGGCAGACCGCGCCGCTCGTTCACAACATCACCAATTACGTCGCGATGAACGTGATGGCGAATGTTCTGCTCGCCTCCGGCGCCTCGCCCGCGATGGTGCATGCGCGCGAGGAGGCGGCCGAGTTCGCCGGACTCGCGCAGGCGCTCAGCATCAATATCGGCACGGTGTCGCCGCCCTGGGCGGAGGCGATGGCGGCGGCGGCCAAGGTCGCGAGCGCGCAGGGAACCCCGTGGGTGCTAGACCCTGTCGCGGTCGGCGCGACGGATTATCGGCGTGCGCTCGGTGCGCGGCTCGTGGAACTGCGCCCGACGGCAATCCGCGGCAACGCGTCGGAGATCCTTGCGCTTGCGGGCGAGGCTGGCGCGGGGAAAGGGGCGGATTCCACTGAGAGTGTCGAGACCGCGGAAGGCGCCGCGCGGGCCTTGGCCCGGATGAGCGGGGCCGTAATTGCGGTGACCGGCGCGGTCGATTTTGTGACGGATGGGGAGCGCGCTGCGCGGGTCGCCAATGGCCATGCGATGATGCCGCGCGTGACCGCTCTGGGCTGTTCGCTGACTGGTCTGGTGGCTGCGTTTCTCGCAGGACAGCCTCGCTTCGAGGCGGTCGTCGCGGCGCTGGCTTATTTTGGGCTCGCCGGGGAGAGCGCCGGGGCGAGTGCCTCAGGCCCGGGAAGTTTTCAGGTCGCGTTCCTCGATGCGCTCTATGCGATCGACGCCGAGGCGCTGAGCGCCGGAGCTCGGATCGAATCCGCATGATGATCCCGTCCATCTGTTTCGTCACCGACCCGGCCGCCCCGCAGCCGGTGCTCGCGCAAGCCGTGGCCGCGGCACGGGGCGGTGCAGGCTGGGTGCAGCTGCGCGACAAGGTGCTCCCCGATGCAGAATTCGCCGCGCTGGCCCGGACGCTGGTCGAAGCGCTTGCCCCCTATGACGTGCCGCTGATCGTGAACGATAGGGTCGCGGTGGCCATCGAGATTGGGGCCGCCGGGCTGCATATCGGCCAGAGCGATGGCGACCCCGCCGCGATCCGCCGCCGGATCGGGCCCGACATGCTCCTAGGCCTCTCGATCGAGACCGAGGCGCAGATCGCCGCCGTTCCTCCCGGCATCGATTATCTC
It includes:
- the thiM gene encoding hydroxyethylthiazole kinase, giving the protein MEDPGQYLAAMRQTAPLVHNITNYVAMNVMANVLLASGASPAMVHAREEAAEFAGLAQALSINIGTVSPPWAEAMAAAAKVASAQGTPWVLDPVAVGATDYRRALGARLVELRPTAIRGNASEILALAGEAGAGKGADSTESVETAEGAARALARMSGAVIAVTGAVDFVTDGERAARVANGHAMMPRVTALGCSLTGLVAAFLAGQPRFEAVVAALAYFGLAGESAGASASGPGSFQVAFLDALYAIDAEALSAGARIESA
- the thiE gene encoding thiamine phosphate synthase — translated: MIPSICFVTDPAAPQPVLAQAVAAARGGAGWVQLRDKVLPDAEFAALARTLVEALAPYDVPLIVNDRVAVAIEIGAAGLHIGQSDGDPAAIRRRIGPDMLLGLSIETEAQIAAVPPGIDYLGVGPIHATGSKPDHAAPIGHSGFARIVSRTDLPCLAIGGITATDAPAIRAAGGAGLAVISAISRAPDMARATRTLRNAWSDT